A window of the Synechococcus sp. M16.1 genome harbors these coding sequences:
- a CDS encoding aspartate-semialdehyde dehydrogenase, with amino-acid sequence MSSTLPNRPLNVAVLGASGAVGQELLLLLEERHFPVGELKLLASARSAGQTQTWNGRTLTVEEVSAQSFEGVDLVLASAGGSVSKQWREAITAAGAVMVDNSSAFRMEEGVPLVVPEVNPDAAFAHKGVIANPNCTTILLTLALAPLAAERAMRRVVVSTYQSASGAGARAMEELKNLSQTVLDGGTPKGEVLPYSLAFNLFLHNSPLQTNSYCEEEMKMVNETRKIMGLPDLRFTATCVRVPVLRAHSEAVNVEFESPFPVDEARELLAAAPGVELIDDLAANRFPMPTDVTGRDPVAIGRIRQDISDANALELWLCGDQIRKGAALNAVQIAELLIQK; translated from the coding sequence TTGTCCTCGACCCTCCCCAATCGCCCTCTCAACGTTGCAGTTCTCGGTGCCAGCGGTGCTGTTGGCCAGGAACTGCTGCTGCTGCTTGAAGAGCGCCATTTCCCCGTTGGTGAGCTAAAGCTGCTGGCGTCGGCTCGTTCGGCCGGCCAGACCCAAACCTGGAACGGCCGCACCCTCACGGTGGAAGAGGTTTCGGCCCAATCCTTCGAAGGGGTCGACTTGGTGCTGGCGTCAGCCGGTGGTTCTGTTTCCAAGCAGTGGCGCGAGGCGATCACCGCTGCCGGTGCGGTGATGGTGGATAACTCCAGTGCCTTCCGGATGGAGGAGGGTGTGCCGCTGGTGGTGCCCGAGGTCAATCCCGATGCGGCCTTCGCCCACAAGGGCGTGATCGCCAATCCGAACTGCACAACGATTCTGCTCACCCTGGCCTTGGCTCCTTTGGCGGCCGAGCGGGCGATGCGCCGGGTGGTGGTGAGCACCTATCAATCCGCCAGTGGTGCCGGTGCTCGGGCCATGGAAGAGCTGAAAAACCTGTCGCAGACGGTGCTCGATGGCGGCACTCCCAAAGGAGAGGTTCTGCCTTACTCCCTGGCGTTCAACCTCTTTCTGCACAACTCTCCCCTGCAGACCAACAGCTATTGCGAAGAGGAGATGAAGATGGTGAACGAGACCCGCAAAATCATGGGTCTGCCGGATCTGCGCTTCACCGCCACCTGCGTACGGGTGCCCGTGTTGCGGGCCCATTCCGAAGCGGTGAACGTCGAGTTCGAGTCTCCCTTCCCGGTTGATGAGGCACGTGAGCTGCTGGCGGCGGCCCCCGGTGTGGAGTTGATTGACGACCTGGCGGCGAACCGTTTCCCGATGCCCACGGATGTGACTGGTCGCGACCCGGTGGCGATCGGGCGGATCCGGCAGGACATCAGTGATGCCAATGCTCTGGAGCTCTGGCTGTGTGGGGACCAGATCCGCAAGGGAGCGGCGCTGAATGCTGTTCAGATCGCTGAACTATTGATTCAGAAGTGA
- the dapA gene encoding 4-hydroxy-tetrahydrodipicolinate synthase — MTQAATLSPTPFGHVVTAMVTPFDASGAVDLSVAANLARHLVDQGSDGLLVCGTTGESPTLSWDEQLQLLQAVREAVGGNVKVLAGTGSNCTAEAVEATKEAAAAGADGALVVVPYYNKPPQEGLEAHFRAIAEAAPELPLMLYNIPGRTGCSIAPATVARLMDCPNVVSFKAASGTTEEVTALRLACGPQLAIYSGDDGLTLPMLAVGAVGVVSVGSHVAGPEIRAMIEAYLNGDGASALALHDALIPLFKALFATTNPIPVKAALELNGWSVGAPRPPLCPLSDDMKRSLSTAMAALRQT, encoded by the coding sequence ATGACCCAGGCCGCCACCCTCTCGCCAACGCCCTTCGGCCATGTGGTCACCGCGATGGTGACCCCCTTTGATGCCAGCGGTGCTGTGGATCTCAGCGTTGCCGCAAACCTGGCCCGGCATCTTGTGGACCAGGGATCCGATGGATTGCTGGTGTGCGGCACCACCGGTGAATCGCCGACCCTCAGCTGGGATGAGCAGTTGCAGCTGCTGCAAGCAGTGCGCGAGGCCGTGGGCGGTAACGTCAAGGTGTTGGCGGGCACGGGCAGCAACTGCACGGCCGAAGCAGTGGAGGCCACCAAGGAAGCGGCGGCGGCCGGCGCCGATGGCGCTCTCGTTGTGGTGCCCTACTACAACAAGCCTCCCCAGGAGGGTCTGGAGGCCCATTTCCGGGCCATCGCGGAAGCGGCACCTGAGCTGCCACTGATGCTGTACAACATCCCTGGCCGCACCGGCTGCAGCATCGCCCCGGCCACGGTGGCCCGGCTGATGGACTGCCCCAACGTGGTGAGTTTCAAGGCCGCCAGCGGCACCACGGAAGAGGTCACGGCCTTGCGGCTGGCCTGCGGTCCGCAGTTGGCGATCTACAGCGGTGACGACGGTCTCACTCTGCCGATGCTTGCTGTGGGTGCCGTGGGCGTGGTGAGTGTGGGCAGCCATGTGGCGGGCCCTGAGATCCGCGCCATGATCGAGGCCTATCTGAACGGCGATGGTGCCTCCGCACTCGCCCTGCACGACGCGTTGATTCCCCTGTTCAAGGCCCTGTTCGCCACCACCAATCCGATTCCCGTCAAGGCTGCCCTGGAACTCAATGGCTGGTCTGTCGGTGCGCCCCGTCCGCCCCTGTGCCCCCTCTCTGACGACATGAAACGTTCGCTCTCCACCGCCATGGCCGCCCTCCGTCAGACCTAG
- a CDS encoding ribonuclease J, with protein sequence MANNARSSKGQEPCLRVIPLGGLHEIGKNTCVFEYGDDLMLVDAGLAFPSDGMHGVNVVLPDTSFLRENQKRIRGMIVTHGHEDHIGGIAHHLKHFNIPVIYGPRLALSMLTGKMDEAGVRDRTTLQTVGPRDVVKVGQHFSVEFIRNTHSMADSFSLAISTPVGTVIFTGDFKFDHTPVDGENFDMARLAHHGDKGVLCLFSDSTNSEVPGFCPPERSVFPNLDRHIANAEGRVIVTTFASSIHRVSMILELALKNGRKVGLLGRSMLNVIAKARELGYMRAPDELFVPIKQINDVPDRETLLLMTGSQGEPLAALSRISRGEHPQVKVKTTDTIIFSASPIPGNTISVVNTIDKLMMLGAKVVYGKGEGIHVSGHGFQEDQKLMLALTRPKFFVPVHGEHRMLVQHSRTGHAMGVPVDNTLIIDNGDVVELTPDSIRKGNAVKAGIELLDQSRNGIVDARVLKERQQLAEDGVVTILSAISTDGAMVAPPRVNLRGVVTTADARKMSLWVEREIKWVLENRWKQLCRNTGGKAPEVDWMGVQREVEVGLGRRMRRELQVEPLILCLVQPAPGGTPVYKGRADAEPDDRPAPRGRGGRGGGSPYGRRNGGGGGTPAPVRNNQGNGRSGSATPAPVRAASATAVVEKVAPQPVAEKAAPASPEPEMPAGRTRRRRSAAS encoded by the coding sequence ATGGCCAACAACGCGCGATCCAGCAAGGGTCAGGAGCCCTGTCTTCGGGTGATTCCCCTGGGTGGTCTGCACGAGATCGGCAAGAACACCTGTGTGTTCGAGTACGGCGATGACCTGATGCTGGTGGATGCCGGTCTGGCCTTCCCCAGTGACGGCATGCACGGGGTGAATGTGGTGCTGCCCGACACCAGCTTCCTGCGCGAGAACCAGAAGCGGATCCGCGGCATGATCGTCACCCATGGTCATGAAGACCACATCGGTGGCATTGCCCACCACCTCAAGCACTTCAACATTCCGGTGATCTACGGGCCGCGGCTGGCCCTCTCGATGCTCACCGGCAAGATGGATGAGGCCGGTGTCCGCGACCGCACCACCCTGCAGACCGTCGGTCCGCGCGATGTGGTGAAGGTGGGTCAGCACTTCTCAGTGGAGTTCATCCGCAACACCCACTCGATGGCCGACAGCTTCTCGCTGGCCATCTCCACACCAGTGGGGACCGTGATCTTCACCGGTGACTTCAAGTTCGACCACACCCCGGTCGACGGCGAAAACTTCGACATGGCCCGCCTGGCTCACCACGGTGACAAGGGCGTCCTCTGTCTGTTCAGCGATTCCACCAACTCCGAGGTTCCTGGCTTCTGCCCGCCGGAGCGCTCAGTCTTCCCCAACCTGGATCGCCACATCGCCAATGCCGAAGGGCGAGTGATTGTCACCACCTTCGCCAGCTCGATTCATCGCGTGTCGATGATTCTGGAGCTGGCCCTGAAGAACGGCCGCAAGGTGGGGCTGCTGGGCCGCTCGATGCTCAACGTGATCGCCAAGGCGCGGGAACTGGGCTACATGCGCGCGCCGGATGAACTTTTTGTGCCGATCAAGCAGATCAACGATGTGCCCGATCGCGAAACCCTGCTGCTGATGACCGGTAGCCAAGGTGAGCCGCTGGCTGCCCTGAGCCGCATTTCCCGCGGTGAGCATCCCCAGGTGAAGGTGAAGACCACCGACACGATCATCTTCTCGGCCAGCCCGATCCCAGGAAACACGATTTCCGTGGTCAACACCATCGACAAGCTGATGATGCTGGGCGCCAAGGTCGTTTACGGGAAGGGCGAAGGCATCCATGTTTCCGGCCATGGCTTCCAGGAAGACCAGAAACTGATGCTGGCCCTCACCCGGCCCAAGTTCTTCGTGCCGGTGCACGGTGAGCACCGGATGCTGGTGCAGCACTCCCGCACCGGCCATGCGATGGGGGTTCCGGTCGACAACACTCTGATCATCGACAACGGTGATGTGGTGGAGCTCACCCCGGATTCGATCCGCAAAGGCAATGCCGTGAAGGCGGGCATCGAGCTACTGGATCAATCCCGCAACGGCATCGTTGATGCCCGGGTGCTGAAGGAACGCCAGCAGCTGGCGGAAGACGGCGTGGTGACAATCCTCTCTGCCATCAGCACCGATGGCGCCATGGTGGCTCCGCCGCGGGTGAATCTGCGGGGTGTGGTCACCACAGCTGATGCCCGCAAGATGTCGTTGTGGGTGGAGCGCGAAATCAAGTGGGTGCTTGAAAACCGCTGGAAGCAGCTCTGCCGTAACACCGGTGGTAAGGCACCGGAGGTGGACTGGATGGGTGTGCAGCGTGAAGTGGAGGTGGGCCTTGGCCGCCGGATGCGTCGTGAACTGCAGGTGGAGCCGCTGATCCTCTGTCTGGTGCAGCCGGCCCCTGGCGGCACACCGGTCTACAAGGGCCGTGCCGATGCTGAGCCCGATGACCGTCCGGCTCCCCGCGGTCGCGGTGGCCGTGGCGGTGGCTCTCCCTATGGCCGTCGCAACGGCGGTGGCGGTGGCACTCCCGCTCCAGTGCGGAACAACCAGGGCAACGGCCGGTCTGGCTCGGCAACCCCAGCCCCTGTGCGTGCTGCGTCGGCAACCGCAGTGGTGGAGAAAGTGGCTCCTCAACCGGTGGCTGAAAAGGCAGCCCCTGCTTCCCCGGAGCCGGAGATGCCTGCAGGCCGTACCCGTCGTCGTCGTTCAGCGGCCAGCTGA
- a CDS encoding aspartate kinase produces the protein MALLVQKFGGTSVGSVERIKAVADRIGRCREEGHDVVVVVSAMGHTTDELTGLANAITSAPTQREMDMLLASGEQVSIALLAMALNAQGVSATSMTGPQVGIATESTHGRARILGIRTDRIRNRLAAGQVVVVAGFQGTSTSSDGLNEITTLGRGGSDTSAVALAAALGADACEIYTDVPGVLSTDPRKVSDAQLMETISCDEMLELASLGASVLHPRAVEIARNYGVNLVVRSSWSDAPGTRITSRSARPISSSGLELGSPVDGMEEVDGQAVVALSDIPDQPGIAARLFETLSEAGINVDLIIQATHEGSSNDITFTVAEADLELARAVSQKVLDQLGGDLASEAGLTKLSISGAGIMGRPGIAAGLFNCLCQQGINLRLIATSEVKVSCVIDSGAGSKAVQAVQEAFDLEDSQIRINPTDNGNGAPEVRGVALDRDQVQLSVRHVPDRPGTAAALCSALADNSISLDAIVQSERQHDDGSRDITFILRKDDRARADVALAPLLAQWPGAALEDGEAIARVSAVGAGMPATPGTAGRMFRALADAGINIGLIATSEIRTSCVVAEDAGVQALQVVHAGFGLGGEERHTAQGTASPHDPD, from the coding sequence CCCTCCTGGTGCAGAAATTCGGGGGCACCTCCGTCGGCAGCGTGGAACGCATCAAGGCGGTGGCTGATCGGATCGGACGTTGCCGGGAGGAGGGGCACGACGTGGTTGTTGTGGTCTCCGCCATGGGCCACACCACCGATGAATTGACCGGTCTGGCCAACGCCATCACCTCTGCCCCCACCCAGCGGGAGATGGACATGCTGCTGGCCAGTGGCGAACAGGTGTCGATCGCCTTGCTGGCGATGGCCTTGAACGCCCAGGGGGTCAGTGCGACCTCGATGACCGGTCCACAGGTGGGCATCGCCACGGAATCGACTCATGGCCGGGCCCGGATCCTCGGGATTCGCACCGACCGAATCCGCAACCGCCTCGCGGCTGGCCAGGTGGTGGTGGTTGCCGGTTTCCAGGGCACCAGCACCAGCAGCGATGGCCTCAACGAAATCACCACCCTCGGGCGCGGGGGCTCCGACACCTCCGCTGTCGCCCTGGCGGCGGCCCTGGGTGCCGATGCCTGCGAGATCTACACCGACGTTCCGGGTGTTCTGAGCACCGATCCGCGCAAGGTGTCCGATGCCCAGCTGATGGAGACGATCAGCTGCGACGAAATGCTGGAACTCGCCAGCCTTGGGGCCTCCGTGCTGCATCCCAGGGCCGTTGAGATCGCCCGTAACTACGGCGTGAACCTTGTGGTGCGCTCCAGTTGGAGCGATGCCCCCGGCACCCGGATCACCAGCCGTTCAGCCCGTCCGATCAGCAGCAGTGGCCTCGAGCTCGGCAGTCCTGTGGATGGGATGGAGGAAGTGGACGGACAGGCCGTGGTCGCGCTTTCCGACATTCCCGATCAGCCTGGGATTGCCGCACGCCTGTTTGAAACCCTCTCCGAGGCGGGAATCAATGTGGACCTGATCATTCAGGCCACCCATGAGGGCAGCAGCAACGACATCACCTTCACGGTGGCCGAAGCGGATCTCGAGCTGGCCCGCGCTGTAAGCCAGAAGGTGCTGGATCAACTGGGCGGTGATCTGGCATCCGAAGCAGGGCTGACGAAGCTGAGCATCAGCGGGGCCGGAATCATGGGGCGCCCTGGCATTGCCGCCGGCCTGTTCAACTGCCTGTGTCAGCAAGGCATCAACCTCCGCCTGATCGCCACCAGTGAGGTGAAGGTGAGCTGCGTGATTGATTCCGGCGCCGGCAGCAAGGCGGTTCAAGCCGTGCAGGAGGCCTTCGACCTGGAGGACTCGCAAATCCGCATCAATCCCACCGACAACGGCAACGGGGCGCCGGAAGTGCGCGGCGTCGCCCTCGACCGCGACCAGGTGCAACTCAGTGTTCGCCACGTGCCCGATCGACCCGGCACCGCAGCGGCGCTGTGTTCAGCCCTGGCGGACAACAGCATCAGCCTCGATGCAATCGTTCAATCGGAGCGTCAGCACGACGACGGATCGCGCGACATCACCTTCATCCTGCGCAAGGACGACCGCGCCCGCGCCGATGTGGCCCTGGCCCCCCTCCTGGCCCAGTGGCCCGGTGCCGCTCTGGAGGATGGTGAGGCCATTGCCCGGGTGAGTGCTGTGGGCGCGGGGATGCCGGCAACGCCCGGCACAGCGGGGCGGATGTTCCGTGCGCTGGCGGACGCCGGCATCAACATCGGTCTGATCGCCACCAGCGAAATCAGAACCAGCTGTGTGGTGGCCGAAGATGCTGGCGTTCAGGCACTCCAGGTGGTGCACGCCGGATTCGGACTGGGAGGTGAGGAGCGTCACACCGCCCAAGGCACCGCTTCACCGCACGACCCCGACTAA